cgGTAGCAAAGATGGGTACTATTCGAGTGCTCTTCTCAATAGCGGCAGTCAGGGAATGGCCACTACATCAGTTCGACGTGACAAACGCATTCTTACATGGGGAACTGAAGAAGCCCATTTATATGGAGCCACCACCTGGATTTGTTGGAGATTTCGAAGGAGGGAAGATTTGCAAACTAAAACGAACACTATATGGGCTAAAGCAGTCACCTACagcttggtttgggagattctctgaggcaatgaagaagtatgggtatgaacaaaacaactctgatcatacattattcttgaagaaaagagaaggaaagatcacatgcctcatcatctatgtagatgacatgattctcacgggagatgatgaagaggaaataagcaagctaaggaagaatttgtttgcagagtttgaaatgaaggacttgggattactaaagtactttttgggtatagaagtgctaaggtcaaagaaggggatcttcatcagtcagaggaaatatgtacttgacttgttaaccgagacaggactactggactgtaagccagcagatactcctatggttcagaatcatggtctgcggatagttgaaggagctgaagccactcaccgcacgagatatcaacgtttagttgggaaattgatatacctatcccacactagacccgacatagcttatgcagttggagtagttagtcagtttatgcatgcacctcaagtagCTCACTGGGAAGCAGCATTGAGGATTGTCCGATATCTGAAAGGGACAGCGAACCATGGGATTCTATTCGAGAATCATGGACATTTAGAGATTCATGGGTtcacggatgctgattgggcagggaacccaaatgacagaaaatcaactgctggatattttacctttgtgggaggaaatcttgtcacgtggagaagcaaaaaactgaaagtggtagccttgtcaagtgcagaagctgaatttcgaggggttaagagtgggttgactgagattctgtggctgaggaaattgatgaccgagttgaacttaaactcacagaagtcatgtaagttgttctgtgataataagtcggcaatcagtatatctgaaaatccagttcagcatgatcggacaaaacatgtcgaggtggatcgacatttcatcaaggacaatatagaggccaagacggtagaacttccttttgtgagatctgaagatcagttggcggatATACTCACGAAAGAGGTCGATGCAAGAAGCTTCCATGAGGTATTGgtcaagttaagtatcggtaatcccattacttaacttgagggggagtgttagaaaggaaaatatgtaagtaaggaaaataggtaagcaaggaaaaaaaattaattatggaATGAATAttatggcaaatcttgccaattttatgtaacccttggcctatttaaaggaggcGTACCCATTGTAATTCTatgaacaagttgaatgaataatactcatatctttcaacacCTACTTTGTAGTTATTTCACATTTAACTTTATGAAAGATAATTTATACATGCTTAAATGAATAAATCATTTGAGTTGCTCGTTGTGACAATGCTTCGATCTTAGACATAATTACGATAAATTGACTCAATCTTCTTCGCTTGTAAATTATCAAATAGTTACACACTGACTAACGCATCATATGATGTATTTACATTCCGGAAAACTGTCAATAACGTAGTTTAGGAGATTGGTTTAACCGTGTGCATTAGCTCATGTCATTATATATGTTTTGCttatgtttttctttctttctttttataggcatgaatataaatttaaaggtcgCGTTATATTTTCTTGTGTAGCTGAGTTTGTCTATTGATTTTATTATGTAGTGTTTTTGGATAAAGCGtttgattttgttatttttattaatgttcTATGATGAGTTGCTTATGTGTTATTGTTAGTCAAATTTGAGCTCTAATTATTTCTTTTGTgcataaaatgaataaaatcaaCAAAGGGCTTcgatataataaaataaactttaTCTGATAAGCCCCCCCTCAAttgatgaatatgaaatggGTTAGCAATAGAAGCAACCTTTTCATTCCTTGTAGTGATGATAATATGCCATTCCCCATAATAGAAGTAACTCCAGACATGGAATTTATAAAATCATCCCACTTTGGAACATCTTCATTCCAGACATCATCAAGAACAAGAAAATAAGTTTTTTCCTTGAGAGCTTCTTTAAGCTTTATCAGGATAACTTCCCTACTATCAACTCCATCACCAATATATGAAGTCAATGCCAGTTTCCTTCTCTCAACTCCATCACCTTCAACTCTATCACCAGTATTTGAAGTCAAAAGTTTGACAAACATGAACCCAAATAAGTGATCCGAATCTAGCCTTCACGCTTTCATGATTGAAGATATTCCTAGTCAACGTAGTCTTGCCCATACCCCCCCATTCCGACAAGAGCAGCGATGGAGAAGGTCCGATCTTTGGGGATATGTGTCAGCATGTCAACTAGTTTAGGCACATCATCATCTCTTCCAATAAAGATTGGAAGTATGagtagcagcagcagcagcagcaggtGCATTCAGAATTATGGTTTGAAGACCAAGATCTATTGCCCTTTTGTTCATAGACTCAAAAATCCgcattgatttttttaattgtatgaGCCATATTATGCGGAGCtgaaatacaattaaaggaagaGAAGCATGATAGTACCCTATCCCCGCGACCCTTCATTTTTCTTCACCTTTTTGTGGAGAAGATGATAGTTGAGTTCGTCCAAGACATTATCAGCATCGAAAGCCAGAGCTTCAAGCTTCCTCAACCAGAATTTGACAGCATCTTGGGTGATGAATTTCTTCTCAGCATCAGTCAAGTAGGCTTGAATCATGCCCAAAGTTGTCTGAAGCTGCTAAGCATCTTCGTTGAGACCTTGGAGTACAAAATATTCTTCCTTCAAAACATTGATCAGGTTTTGGACAACAACTTCTATTGCAGCAGCACCTCCATCCATGGTTTCATACAGAAAGATCTAAAGTGAGAAGTAAAATGCTTTTAAACTTTTTGTCTCCATGATGAATGCTtgtaattgcaaataaaaagATTCATTTTTATGCATTTTTCTTATCCAGAAAAAACAACAGCTCCTTTGAATTCTATGTTTTTTTGTCATCACTTAAAATAATGAAACTACTATAGGAATAGATCAAATTGGCAATGTAGAATCATAAGTCAACTTTACTCTAATTGGCTTAATGTACAATATTATCAAGCAATGCCTTCTAATATAGGAACAATACTCTACTAAAAGAATTGATATgcaatgaatttttaataaagcTAAGTTAATACAATGTAGTCCTATGTTTTTTCAGGTCCAATTGTGCATCTTTTGTTCTTGAGGTCCAGGTTTTGATCATTCTCAGGGCATTTTTTGGCTATTTATCTTTGTATACCTTTGTTTCGTGTTTTTTCtgtcattttttctattttacaattttcttatttactgatttttcttatatttcttctatttttctttcaAGTTTTTCTAGTTTTCTCTTTATGtttatctcttttttttgttttttttaaaattcttttgttatattttttgtttttcttctatttgtgtctatcatttttttgttttgttttgtgttcttttatgttctttttacttttattttgttgtatttttgttgtactattattattcattaaactcactaattaattttaaatactagtcattatttgtaataattcatttgtcccataaaaataaactTTAGGAGCGTCATGAAATTTAATACAGTATAAAAtttaaagtaagagaaagatagaaagaaaaagtaattcaAGTATTATAATTAGCCCttataagagagaaaaatttGTCCAATAATGTATGTTATGCAGTTAAACACAGCAGAAAGAGAACTTACTTATCCTATAGATATCTATGAAAATAATAGAGCAGAATTACAGAGCTGATTTGCCCAACAATAATGTATGTTGTTAGGCATATAAAACACTATACAATCAAATGATCTGCCCAACCCACAACATATGGTCTTTAATTTGAGCCTACAATATATATGGGCTGAAACTTAATGAATATATATGGACGCAgttgattttttataaaaatatttcgtTTTCATAGAAACTAGGGTTTCTCTTAATTTCTTCTCCGCTAAGCCAGTTTCTCCTTACGTTTTGCATCAATATTGATCATCTACTCGAAGAGGTTTTGCAAGAAATATTATTACAGCTCTAAGGACAATATGTACATAGTGGTAGACGATTTGGCCAGATTGCCACATGTTCTTCAACTCGATCGCACGAACTTGCCATCTACCGGTCCTGTCCATTCACGAAGTAAAATATACTACCtccgtattttaaaaatagcaactcttttcattttagtccgtctcttaaaaatataaactttcaaactttctattttaggaaatctttaaacctctatacatcaatttatttatcacttaTACCGCTACAATAAAGTGGACCCCACAATTCACTAAAATTAATtccattactttttctctttatctcttactttaccaatttttctcttactctctcttactttaccaatttttttcttcttctcctctcttactttactaattgtgcattaaaacccgtgtcgtttcaaatatttctatttttaaaatacggaGGTAGTATAGCCTACCTGCATCGTTTCATTGGATTGAATATGAACCACCAAAAGCAATAGAATAATATATTACCacaatttatttttgaataaacACCTTGCGACATCTCAGGAAGATTACTTTTCTATTCCTAATTAAGATGTTGTTGCCCAATCCAAAATATTACTCACTCAATCATCCAATATGCATCTCACTTTGATCcagtataaattttaaaaatataaaagaaatgtaaattggaaaaattaataaaatatgagactTAGTAGTATCTGCAGAGCCATAAGCCCATAATAGATTCTTGGGCCCATACATTCAagtttatttatataaaagtagtgaaattaaattggaaaaagaatcaaaaacaaaaatagaatCAGCATCTTCTTGATATTCCAATGGCGAAGCCCAAATAGCATATACTCCGTACAACAGAGATACAGGAGAAAACAAAGCAGCCTTTCGGAGCTGTCAAGAGTTTAACCCTTTCGGCATTTCCTAAGCTTCATTGCCCTTTTCTCCCTTTTCAATTATCACAAAAATCCATTGCTGTTCAACGATTGAAGAAAACACACAACCAAAGCTTATCAAATGACTGCTCTCCCTTCACCAAATCACTGCTGCTCCTCTTCATCATCCGCTTATTCTCTCAATTCCTCTATTGGGTTTCGCCAGATTCAGAGAAACATCCCTTTCTCGCTGATTCCTCAGAACAAATTTGGGTTAAAAAACGTTTCTTTCCGATCCAAATGCACCCCTTCTCTGCCTGATGCCGTTCTCATGCAAGATGGTCAGTTCTTGCTTGAATTCAATCGCAATGCTCTTGTAAAAATTTGATCTTTTCAATTCTTGGATGCTGATTTTTGATGATGCTCTAATTTGGGATATTTAGGTTTCATCTTTATTGAATGTATTGAGTcttgaaatggaaaaaaaggCTGCATTTTGTTATGCTGAATTCTGTGAAATATTGAGATTTAGTACTCACATTTTTACAGTTGTATCTAAAATTTTGAGCTGTTTAGGTGCTTTGGCAACAAAATTGGTTGCCACCGATGAAGCTTCTTCTACTAAGGAATTGAAGGAGGGGTTGTTGACAGTTAATCCTCCGGAAGAAGATGAAAACACCGTTGATTCGGATGTGAAGGGTGATGATTCGACTGTCTGTATTACTATTGTAGGGGCCTCTGGGGACCTTGCCAAGAAGAAGATATTTCCTGCTCTTTTTGCACTTTACTATGAGGATTGTCTTCCTGAGGTGTGCCTGTTATCCATGCCGTTGTGTCGAGTCATACTTTTTTGATGCGTATTCATTGCAAAATCGAAGATTTGAGTATGAAAGTTTTGGCATGTGTTGCTTGATATTGATATGTTTTTTGGTTGATTTCAGCACTTTACTATCTTTGGTTATGCCCGTAGTAAGATGACTGATGCGGAATTGAGAGATATGGTTAGCAGGACGCTCACTTGCAGGATCGACAAGAGGTAATTCCTGCTAGTAATTCGTCCACGTTAGGAGTAGTGCTGGTTAAATGATTCTTATGGTTCATGTTTTTTGTAGGGAAAATTGTGGTGAAAAGATGGATCAGTTCTTGAAGAGGTGTTTCTACCACTCTGGTAACTATGACTCTGAGGAAAATTTTACGCAGCTTGATGGGAAGCTCAAGGAGCATGAGGTAGTACACTCAACATAGCTTTTAGAAATTGGACTCTTCTAATAGAGTTGTGCTTATTATGGTTGTTGTCCAGATTCTGGTTGGTTTTTATGTGTTTAGATGATTCTTCACGCTTCATatttgtgtgtattttatattaCTTAGAGCTATTCCATACACCGAGTCTTTAGTGATAAATGAGGAAATGGTAAACAAGCCCGGTTCATTTTCTTGCTGTTCTATTGTGTGTCCTTGTTGCCTTCTCGGCGTTTCCTATTTGTTCGGGTTGGAGAATACGTCCCTTTTGTTAATATTGTAATGATTTTTTTCTCTAGGCTGGAAGGATTTCAAATCGACTTTTCTACTTATCAATCCCACCAAACATATTCGTAGATGCTGTAAAATGTGCCAGTCGTTCCGCCTCTTCAGCTAATGGATGGACCAGGGTCATTTTCGAGAAACCTTTTGGTCGAGACTCTGATTCCTCCGCTGCATTGACTAGATCTCTCAAACAATATTTAGAGGAGGACCAAATTTTTAGGTAACGTACGTTGCTGCATAGGTTGCATAGTAACTGTACACGAGTGAGTTTCTAGTTTTCGACATGTGCGTTTCTATGTCTCGTTTACACCTGCAGGATAGATCATTATCTCGGAAAGGAGCTAGTGGAGAACCTTTCCGTCCTACGCTTCTCCAACCTTATTTTCGAGCCGTTATGGTCAAGAAAGTATATAAGGAATGTTCAGCTGATATTCTCGGAGGACTTTGGGACCGAAGGAAGAGGAGGGTAAATATGAAACGTCGAACTGGCACCAAACTTCCCTCCGAGCTTTCGCCCACTTAACTGTTTCTTGTGTTTGTTTCAGTTACTTCGATCACTACGGAATCATCAGAGATATAATGCAGAACCATCTCCTCCAAATACTAGCGTTGTTCGCCATGGAGACGCCAGTGAGCTTGGATGCCGAAGATATCAGAAACGAAAAGGTATTTCCGTTCATCCTAAATGTGCGAATGAAGTTGATTCGCAACTAATTTTTGATCGGACAGGTTAAAGTCTTGCGGTCCATGAGGCCTATACACGTAGATGATGTTGTCGTAGGACAATACAAGGGTCACACGAGAGGAGGGCAGTCGTATCCCGGATATACAGATGACAAAACGGTGCCTGAGGATAGCTTAACCCCGACTTTTGCAGCTGCAGCGCTATTCATAGATAATGCTCGATGGGATGGCGTACCTTTCCTAATGAAGGCCGGGAAAGCCTTGCACGATAGGAGGTTAGAAAAGCTCGTATCTTTATCGAGCCAACTTTTTTCGTTGTATCTCACTTTTTTCGCCTCACAGGGCTGAGATACGAGTTCAGTTTAGACACGTTCCCGGCAATTTATACAACCGGAACTCTGGCACTGATGCTGACCGGGCGACAAATGAGCTCGTAATCCGTGTCCAGCCCGATGAAGCCATATATCTGAAGATCAATAACAAGGTTCCGGGGCTGGGAATGCGATTGGACCGAAGTAATCTCAATCTTCTGTATAAAGCAAGGTATATCGAAAACATCTTTGCAACTGTTGAAAAGATTTTCCTTCGAAATTCTTGACTAATGTGTCGTTGTTATGGTCGATAGATACGCCAAGGAGATACCGGATGCGTACGAGAGGCTCGTTCTGGATGCCATCGAAGGCGAACGGAGGCTCTTCATCAGGAGCGACGAGCTAGATGCTGCTTGGTCGCTCTTCACGCCAGTGTTGAAGGAGATCGAGGAGAAGAAGGTGATCCCGGAGTACTATCCGTACGGGAGCCGAGGCCCGGTCGGGGCACATTACCTTGCGGCTAGGCACAACGTTAAATGGGGAGATGTTGGCGTTGATGAATGAAATCTTGATCATTTTTTTCTAGCTTACAAATGAGGAATTCTTGGTTTAGGTATTTTTTTGAGTTCATTATTGACTTCACCTTTTGTTGATTAGAGTTAGCAAAAGATTATGTTGAATAATTATTGCACTCGTAGGTATTTGTAGTCTCAGTAAGTGGATTGATTTTGTTCATATTATATTTTCCTAAGTACACTATTTTgcattataatttcattttaataaaataaatagtactaaATAAATTGggtttaaaattaataatatgtgATTAAGATTTAAGTTAATTAAttgtttgaaataaaaaaaaatactaatagcAAAGTTGAAGGAAgtgataatataaaattaaaattacttcaacacacaaaattgaatttaaatacgaaacaaaatacacaacattaaaaaagtacaaactGAAATATAgtggtttttaattaaaaataaaaatgcaacctactatatataaaaaaaattaacaaaaatggtaaaaaaaggaaaattgagAACGAAACtagaatttgattaaattttatgattttccCAGCGACCAATTGGGAAATCAGAAATATATGTACATGAAGATAAGATTAGATAAgataatagtactataaaagaagaataagaaagaataaattaaCTATAATTATGTGATATGGTGCCTCAACTTTAATTTCTTTGTCTCTTTtgcaaaattattaaataattagcTACATTCCCAATTTATTGTCCGATAATATTATGGATTAACTGTGTTATCTATGCAGAATCCATCACCCAGGATCTTCTTTGGACCATATCAcccaaaaaattaattttatatagtacAATAATTTACAAGAACAATTGCAAatcattttcaaataaaaagatttATCGTTAATAAGGTTTATTTACCAATTGCTTGCCCACACACAATACACTTGAAGTTGGAATCCAAATTAGATTTAGTGTCACATAATCACATAATTGTACATTCAACACCTCAATATAATATTTaagatgaataattaaatttcttaTTATTGCACTAAAGTACATTGTTTACAAACTTGATAAGAAATCGACAAACAAGATTCTcattaaaacattgtaatataAGTGACACTATTTTCTTTCTACATATACAAAATGATTCACAATTATGCATGTGAAAATGGGCAATCAAAATTAATAGGAAATCAATAAAATGTGTGTGAAACATATCTCTAATTCCTCTATTAGTCAAAGATGGGATTGGATGAATGTACATTTCATCATTAAATTCACACATGATTTGCAGTTTGTTTTGTAGATAATTATGGAGGTATAGATAATATTTTCCTTTATTATACTGGAGAATATATATGTAATATACATTAATTCATTTCAGATTCATTAATATGATCCCATTATGGAGGCACACATATATTGTCTCACAGTCAACTTTACCTACGCAAATTGTGATTATGTGAtgcaattcaaaattaaaaatatgatcCCATATGGCCAATTAAATTACGTTTTATTAGCTAAACTATTTCACAAGAACGAGATTATAAAGGAAATTTATTTGCTTGATATCACCTTAAGCCCCACACTTTTTCTATTTATGTCCGCAAATGCATGACAGGTCCGTGAACTCGGTGGCGTGAGCCCGCCCTATTGCAAAGGGGAGCGATGGCCGTGTGACTACCCGTTGTTGCAGGTCACTCTTCTCACGTGTATTATGCActaaaattcattcaaaacacCTAAAAATCGCTCAATATgttaattttagaaaatgaaatttattcGCTTTATAGCGGCTTAAGCCCTTCATCGGCTAATTGGAAGGGGGAGCACCGGCCCCCGGCACGGCACACTTCTCGTGTAACGTCCCAAATCGCGTGCCTCAGCCAATCACGTGACGCGCAccgtcattttatttttataaaaaatctcacacacacacacatttatTAAACATGTGCGTTTATGGAGTACTTGTGTGGATACATATTCAAGAAATGTGTccctccaaaaaaaaataagaaaatagtaAATTAAAGAGTCCCTCCAAAATCTCACTGGCCCATTTCTCAACCAAACGCCCTTCTCAATATTTGAGAGACCCTCTTTCCTTTTTCTCCTCACAATTCAgcaagattcaatttttcagTCGTTTTTAGCCTCTGAATTCTGACCCCAGATAATTCTTTTGATTCTTTTCCATAAAAGTTCTTTTTCCGAGAAATGTATTGCTCGTCTTCATCAGTCAGTGTCGATGACGAGTTCGAGAAGCTTGTTTCTAGAATGAATCCACCGAGGTAGCAATTCATTTCTTCTACTCTTCTTCAATCTTTCCcagaatttctgttattttttCTAAACTCGCAAATATGCATGCTGGAAATTACATtctgtgtttttgttttatgaAAATTCGATTCAATCTTTGTCTTGATTTGGGGATTGTGTAGGGTAACTATTGACAACGCATTTGATGAGAAGGCAACGCTGATTAAGGTATCAGAATTATGCTGTTTTGCTTCGAACTTGGAATATTCTGTCACTGTTTGATTGAAAAGGAATTAGATTAATTAGGGTGtgatttttgggggaaaaattgTAGGTTGACAGTGCTAATAAGAGGGGAAGTCTGTTGGAGGTGGTGCAAGTTCTTACTGATCTGAATCTGCAAATCAAGAGGGCTTACATTTTCTCGGATGGGGGATGGTTTATGGATGGTGAATTTTGCTGAATTTTTTTGTATTGATTGGGAATATGATGAATTTCTTTGTGCTGAAAGGGGACTTGTTTTTTTGGTGTCGAAATGCAGTTTTTCATGTCACGGATGAGTTCGGGAATAAGGTTTATGATGATAACATTTCGGAGAAAGTTCAGCGGGTATACTCATACAACTCTTTTTGTCTGGAAAAAATCGTTGGTTTTTATAGATTATATGGATTGTTAACTGTTAAGTTTGGGATAATTCATGAATGCTGATGTTTACGTTGTCAAGTCCCCTTGTTGGCTTTCCTGTTGGGTGAATGTGTTTTTTTCTCTCGTTAATTGTGGCGATTAGTATTATATGCAATGCAGTTTATAACAAGAAATTTTGGTGAAGAACTGGAGGAtgatttcacaagaaaaagaatgCATCACGAATCATATCTACGTCTAAATGTCATAGGTCCTGATTTCTATTGTATGATTgtcaagataaaaaaaaagcacTCTTTTACTATATTACAGTCGCTGGGACCAGGAGGGTGCAGCTTCCGAGCGTTGGAGAGATCCGTTGGGGTGCAGTCTGCTGGAGAGCATACGATGATTGAGCTTTCTGGTCCTGACAGGCCAGGATTGCTCTCGGAGATCTTTGCCATTCTTGCTGACCATAAGTGCAATGTAGTTGCCGCAGAAGTATGGACCCACAACTCAAGAATGGCCTCCGTGGTTTACATCACTGATGAAGTGAATGGCTTGCCAATAGATGAAACTGATCGGCTCGATAACAtcaagcagcttcttctctATGTTTTAAAGGGCACCAGAAAATGGCGAAGCGTCAATACATCTGTCTCCGTTGGTTCCACTCAAACTCAGAGAAGGCTGCATCAAATGTTGTATGCTGACCGTGATTATGACAATCAAGATGTTGGTAGTGTGGCAGATGAACGGATCAAGCCCCTCGTGACTGTCGAAAACTGTGTGGAAAAAGGGTACACGGTGGTGCACATGAGCTGCCCCGATCGGCCTAAGCTCCTCTTTGATACAGTATGCACCATAACCGATATGCAATACGCGATCTTCCATGGAACTGTAAATGGCGAAGGGCCTG
This sequence is a window from Salvia splendens isolate huo1 chromosome 5, SspV2, whole genome shotgun sequence. Protein-coding genes within it:
- the LOC121801887 gene encoding ACT domain-containing protein ACR4-like; this translates as MYCSSSSVSVDDEFEKLVSRMNPPRVTIDNAFDEKATLIKVDSANKRGSLLEVVQVLTDLNLQIKRAYIFSDGGWFMDVFHVTDEFGNKVYDDNISEKVQRSLGPGGCSFRALERSVGVQSAGEHTMIELSGPDRPGLLSEIFAILADHKCNVVAAEVWTHNSRMASVVYITDEVNGLPIDETDRLDNIKQLLLYVLKGTRKWRSVNTSVSVGSTQTQRRLHQMLYADRDYDNQDVGSVADERIKPLVTVENCVEKGYTVVHMSCPDRPKLLFDTVCTITDMQYAIFHGTVNGEGPEAQQEYFIRHRDGCPISSEAERQRLIHCLEAAIKRRSSEGIKLELCSDDRAGLLSDCTRIFRENGLSVTRAEVTTRGTQAVNIFYVTDASGSTVKSETIEAVRKEIGMTILRVKEDAYSTSPPEQSGGFSLGSIFLSRSEKFLYSLGLIRSCS
- the LOC121801886 gene encoding glucose-6-phosphate 1-dehydrogenase, chloroplastic-like isoform X2, with the protein product MTALPSPNHCCSSSSSAYSLNSSIGFRQIQRNIPFSLIPQNKFGLKNVSFRSKCTPSLPDAVLMQDGALATKLVATDEASSTKELKEGLLTVNPPEEDENTVDSDVKGDDSTVCITIVGASGDLAKKKIFPALFALYYEDCLPEHFTIFGYARSKMTDAELRDMVSRTLTCRIDKRENCGEKMDQFLKRCFYHSGNYDSEENFTQLDGKLKEHEAGRISNRLFYLSIPPNIFVDAVKCASRSASSANGWTRVIFEKPFGRDSDSSAALTRSLKQYLEEDQIFRIDHYLGKELVENLSVLRFSNLIFEPLWSRKYIRNVQLIFSEDFGTEGRGGYFDHYGIIRDIMQNHLLQILALFAMETPVSLDAEDIRNEKVKVLRSMRPIHVDDVVVGQYKGHTRGGQSYPGYTDDKTVPEDSLTPTFAAAALFIDNARWDGVPFLMKAGKALHDRRAEIRVQFRHVPGNLYNRNSGTDADRATNELVIRVQPDEAIYLKINNKVPGLGMRLDRSNLNLLYKARYAKEIPDAYERLVLDAIEGERRLFIRSDELDAAWSLFTPVLKEIEEKKVIPEYYPYGSRGPVGAHYLAARHNVKWGDVGVDE
- the LOC121801886 gene encoding glucose-6-phosphate 1-dehydrogenase, chloroplastic-like isoform X1 — translated: MTALPSPNHCCSSSSSAYSLNSSIGFRQIQRNIPFSLIPQNKFGLKNVSFRSKCTPSLPDAVLMQDVVSKILSCLGALATKLVATDEASSTKELKEGLLTVNPPEEDENTVDSDVKGDDSTVCITIVGASGDLAKKKIFPALFALYYEDCLPEHFTIFGYARSKMTDAELRDMVSRTLTCRIDKRENCGEKMDQFLKRCFYHSGNYDSEENFTQLDGKLKEHEAGRISNRLFYLSIPPNIFVDAVKCASRSASSANGWTRVIFEKPFGRDSDSSAALTRSLKQYLEEDQIFRIDHYLGKELVENLSVLRFSNLIFEPLWSRKYIRNVQLIFSEDFGTEGRGGYFDHYGIIRDIMQNHLLQILALFAMETPVSLDAEDIRNEKVKVLRSMRPIHVDDVVVGQYKGHTRGGQSYPGYTDDKTVPEDSLTPTFAAAALFIDNARWDGVPFLMKAGKALHDRRAEIRVQFRHVPGNLYNRNSGTDADRATNELVIRVQPDEAIYLKINNKVPGLGMRLDRSNLNLLYKARYAKEIPDAYERLVLDAIEGERRLFIRSDELDAAWSLFTPVLKEIEEKKVIPEYYPYGSRGPVGAHYLAARHNVKWGDVGVDE